The Deinococcus hopiensis KR-140 genome includes a window with the following:
- a CDS encoding FAD:protein FMN transferase has protein sequence MPIPRWSLTQLARRLRPAHRLHHVYERVLGTELEVQIVADTRLQAEGAERAALTEIDRLTAILNRFDHDSELRRWQANPGVRTPLSDDLKAVLRAADHWREVTGGAFHPGADALGMCWKQAEERGRLPEDQDLTALAAQLRLPPWTLDSDGTGTFQAMYPVGLNALAKGYVVDRAAEAAFGEPGVRTVLINVGGDLRTLGEVGLGVAVADPFSPRDDLPPLCHVQVRNGALATSGQSHRGYQVGETWYSHVLDPRTGHPITEVPGVTVTASDCLTADALATALSVLDVQRGLALVDGTPGAAALIVTRDGAQHLSRFWTAQPHPRPTPP, from the coding sequence ATGCCGATTCCCAGGTGGTCTCTCACGCAACTCGCGCGCCGCCTGCGTCCAGCGCATCGCCTTCACCACGTGTATGAACGGGTACTGGGGACTGAATTGGAGGTGCAGATTGTCGCTGACACTCGCCTCCAAGCAGAAGGGGCGGAACGTGCAGCTTTGACGGAGATTGATCGCCTCACAGCCATCTTGAACCGCTTCGACCATGACAGTGAGTTGCGGCGCTGGCAGGCCAATCCAGGAGTTCGGACGCCACTAAGCGATGACCTGAAGGCCGTGCTCCGCGCCGCGGATCATTGGCGAGAGGTGACTGGCGGGGCGTTCCACCCGGGCGCTGACGCGCTCGGGATGTGCTGGAAGCAGGCGGAGGAACGGGGGCGACTGCCAGAGGATCAGGACTTGACGGCGCTTGCCGCACAGCTGCGCCTTCCACCCTGGACCCTGGATTCAGATGGTACGGGCACCTTCCAGGCGATGTATCCGGTCGGCCTGAACGCTCTGGCCAAGGGGTATGTCGTGGACCGTGCGGCTGAAGCGGCGTTCGGAGAGCCGGGCGTGAGGACCGTTCTGATCAACGTTGGGGGCGACCTGCGGACCCTGGGGGAAGTGGGACTGGGCGTTGCCGTCGCCGACCCCTTCAGTCCGCGGGATGACCTCCCGCCCCTGTGCCACGTCCAGGTGCGCAATGGAGCGCTGGCGACGAGCGGGCAATCTCACCGCGGGTACCAGGTGGGGGAGACGTGGTACTCGCATGTGCTGGACCCGCGCACGGGTCATCCCATCACCGAAGTGCCGGGCGTCACGGTCACGGCGTCAGACTGCCTGACTGCCGATGCACTCGCGACTGCTCTGAGTGTGCTTGATGTGCAACGTGGTCTGGCTCTCGTGGATGGAACACCAGGGGCGGCCGCCCTGATTGTGACTCGGGACGGAGCGCAACACCTCAGCCGGTTCTGGACCGCCCAACCTCATCCCCGTCCAACACCTCCTTAA
- a CDS encoding Sec-independent protein translocase subunit TatA/TatB has product MSLGPMEVGLILLIALVIFGPKKLPELGKGLGQGLREFKSSAREIQRDLELSPAESEPEKTT; this is encoded by the coding sequence ATGAGCTTGGGACCTATGGAAGTTGGCCTGATTTTGCTGATTGCCCTGGTGATCTTTGGACCGAAAAAGCTTCCCGAACTGGGGAAGGGACTGGGTCAAGGTCTCCGCGAATTCAAGAGCAGTGCGCGTGAGATTCAGCGTGACCTGGAGCTGAGCCCTGCTGAATCAGAACCCGAAAAGACGACTTGA
- a CDS encoding TolC family protein, with protein sequence MNEHLTQNHEPQNSDAPTTVQTASSSAVRWRQAVALSLSLTLGSTGLAQTSSPAGELKLEAALAQLAQAPSVTQAQLSVVTAQENLNAARGALGLTVSVTGNASYAGATTTTATDDTTTTAASVAGSAGVNVSLGLLPWSSGQAGLRSAERNLALARARMAETQGAARLNVVQQYLAGVVATQDVILADRTLALRQRQLAVQQAQRENGNATAESVLSAQANVQAAQGAQLQAAANLDAARRSLGAALGTDLSSVTFGSPPETAFALPDVAALTTQARTARREVLEAQNTLASAQEALETQQRDATLPDVTASVRYGPGTGGLSANLNLKQGTVGAGYTLPVGTSSTTSNRLTASLTGTYVIYSPSVKAELSAAQATVTQAQLSLSVAQQTVELDVRTRHSTLQASLIALQSRETQVKVAQASLEAARTRLEAGTGTADDVTVAELNLLEAQRDLLSARATAQTTLIQLQNAAGGAT encoded by the coding sequence ATGAACGAACACCTCACCCAAAACCACGAGCCGCAAAACAGTGACGCTCCAACCACGGTACAGACGGCCTCTTCTTCCGCAGTCCGGTGGCGTCAGGCCGTGGCGTTGAGTTTAAGCCTCACCCTGGGCAGCACAGGATTGGCTCAGACTTCCTCGCCGGCGGGAGAACTGAAGCTGGAAGCCGCCCTGGCTCAACTTGCTCAGGCACCCTCCGTCACCCAAGCGCAGCTCAGCGTCGTGACTGCTCAGGAAAACCTGAATGCGGCCCGGGGTGCCCTGGGGCTCACCGTCAGCGTGACGGGCAATGCGAGTTACGCGGGCGCCACCACCACGACGGCGACGGACGACACCACCACGACCGCAGCAAGCGTGGCCGGGAGTGCAGGTGTGAACGTGTCCCTGGGACTGCTGCCCTGGTCCAGCGGTCAGGCAGGGTTGAGAAGTGCAGAGCGGAACCTGGCGCTGGCCCGTGCCCGAATGGCTGAAACGCAGGGCGCCGCTCGCCTGAATGTGGTTCAGCAATACCTCGCTGGCGTCGTGGCAACCCAGGACGTCATCCTGGCCGACCGGACCCTGGCCCTGCGGCAGCGTCAACTGGCTGTGCAGCAAGCCCAGCGCGAAAACGGCAATGCCACTGCTGAAAGTGTCTTGAGCGCGCAAGCAAACGTGCAAGCCGCCCAGGGCGCACAGCTGCAGGCTGCCGCCAACCTTGATGCCGCGCGGCGCAGCCTGGGGGCGGCCCTCGGCACAGACTTGAGCAGCGTGACGTTCGGGAGTCCCCCCGAGACGGCCTTTGCCCTGCCGGATGTGGCCGCCCTCACGACTCAAGCCCGGACCGCACGCCGTGAAGTGCTGGAGGCGCAAAACACCCTCGCTTCAGCGCAAGAAGCGCTTGAAACGCAGCAGCGTGACGCGACCCTCCCTGACGTGACGGCAAGTGTGCGTTACGGACCGGGCACGGGTGGTCTCAGCGCCAACCTCAACCTGAAGCAGGGCACCGTGGGGGCTGGGTACACCCTGCCCGTCGGAACTTCCAGCACCACCTCCAACCGTCTGACCGCCAGCCTCACGGGCACCTACGTCATCTATTCGCCCAGCGTGAAGGCTGAGCTGTCGGCCGCCCAGGCCACAGTGACCCAGGCGCAGCTTTCGCTCAGTGTTGCTCAGCAGACCGTGGAACTCGATGTGCGGACACGCCACAGCACCCTGCAGGCCAGCCTCATTGCCCTGCAGAGTCGCGAGACGCAGGTGAAGGTGGCGCAAGCCAGCCTGGAGGCCGCCCGCACGCGACTGGAGGCTGGGACGGGTACTGCCGACGACGTGACAGTGGCCGAGCTCAATCTCCTGGAGGCGCAGCGCGATCTCCTGAGCGCCCGCGCCACCGCTCAAACCACCCTCATCCAACTGCAAAACGCCGCTGGAGGCGCCACATGA
- a CDS encoding TolC family protein, whose amino-acid sequence MNVRSLTSFTTVLILSTASAQSAVSLTQGVTAALTNNSDVKTAQANLQKAQAASKAAQADPSTLAAAKLSARSSEAQAEAQLHGARLSTLQNTIAAYTALLEAQENVELQTLQVQVDQKAVQVAQVKLKVQNATALDVQNAQNTLSGSQQNLADAKAQVNLASARLSTLTGLGSGARASGITAGPKLSATLTKLQQGLPELSSVISSTNDVAAQQLAVKLADNDFTPARTLSDARTALANAQRSLDSAQKSASQTLASAYQSAQNSSELLDVTQSRETAAQKTYTQDAARLKSGTISAIELQNSQLTLKKAQYARLQAQDNVLEALAALSVAAGQNLTGIGGSL is encoded by the coding sequence ATGAACGTCCGTTCCCTCACTTCCTTCACCACCGTCTTGATTCTGTCGACCGCCTCTGCACAAAGTGCCGTCAGTCTCACGCAGGGCGTTACCGCAGCACTGACGAACAACAGCGATGTCAAGACGGCCCAGGCCAACCTGCAAAAAGCGCAGGCTGCGAGTAAGGCTGCGCAGGCCGATCCCAGCACCTTGGCTGCGGCCAAGCTTTCTGCCCGCAGCAGTGAAGCTCAGGCGGAAGCGCAGCTGCACGGTGCGCGGCTCAGCACCCTTCAGAACACCATTGCCGCCTACACCGCCCTGCTCGAAGCGCAGGAGAACGTAGAACTTCAGACCCTGCAGGTTCAGGTGGACCAGAAGGCGGTGCAGGTCGCGCAGGTCAAGCTCAAGGTTCAGAACGCGACTGCCTTGGACGTGCAAAACGCCCAGAACACCCTCTCCGGCAGTCAGCAGAACCTCGCCGACGCGAAGGCCCAGGTCAATCTCGCCAGCGCCAGGCTGAGTACCTTGACTGGGCTGGGCAGCGGAGCGCGGGCGTCAGGGATTACAGCGGGGCCCAAACTCTCGGCCACGCTGACGAAGTTGCAGCAGGGTCTGCCGGAGCTCAGCAGCGTGATCTCGTCCACGAACGATGTGGCCGCTCAGCAGCTCGCGGTGAAGCTCGCCGACAACGACTTCACACCTGCCCGCACCCTAAGTGATGCCCGCACTGCCCTGGCCAACGCGCAGCGCAGCCTGGACAGCGCGCAGAAAAGTGCTTCCCAAACGCTCGCCAGCGCATATCAGAGTGCGCAGAACAGCTCCGAGCTCCTGGACGTCACCCAGAGCCGCGAAACAGCTGCCCAGAAGACCTACACCCAGGATGCCGCGCGTCTGAAAAGCGGCACCATCAGCGCCATCGAGCTGCAGAACAGCCAGCTTACCCTGAAGAAAGCCCAGTACGCCCGCCTGCAGGCCCAGGACAACGTCCTTGAAGCCCTCGCGGCCCTCTCCGTGGCCGCTGGGCAGAACTTGACGGGGATCGGCGGCAGCCTATGA
- a CDS encoding efflux RND transporter periplasmic adaptor subunit — translation MTTPAVVARPMQARRRKRWPWVVTGLLLLGGVGGGVYYTRTHTTQTTTETQTVTTQAVQSGTVRVSVSGPGTLEANATRTVGADLTATVGRVPAVGERVTKGQLLTTLSSDDVEENVQTAELNLRKAQASLDATRASQASSRAGRESSVTQAQGNVTDARQTLTEAERTLNAQEQLYAVGAVSGQTLNDARTTASKARLTLQSAQSSLAAALTQAETGSGSDAENLRSAQIAVQQAQATLETAQKARTDLKVYAPIGGVVSAVNATEGTVVLSGATLLTIIDDTTLNLPVQVDETEIAGVKVGQEAEVTLDAYDGETFRGEVVRVSPGATQSNGISVFTATVSLKNEDGKLRSGMTAEAEIVQSEDRGLLVPSKAIETVRTRTYVQVPGQGEGAEPERVRVQIGATDGTNTVVTEGLEAGQEVIVPGSTRSSTSGAARTSNTQNSGFGGAGGPPAGGFGGPP, via the coding sequence ATGACCACCCCTGCCGTGGTCGCTCGGCCCATGCAGGCCCGGCGGCGCAAACGCTGGCCCTGGGTGGTGACCGGCCTGCTGCTGTTGGGTGGTGTTGGCGGCGGGGTGTACTACACCCGCACGCACACCACCCAAACCACGACCGAAACGCAGACCGTGACCACCCAGGCCGTGCAGTCCGGCACCGTCCGCGTCAGCGTGAGCGGCCCCGGCACGCTCGAAGCGAACGCCACCCGAACGGTTGGAGCAGATTTGACGGCCACCGTAGGGCGGGTTCCAGCGGTGGGAGAGCGCGTGACGAAAGGGCAGCTCCTGACCACCCTCAGCAGCGACGACGTGGAAGAGAACGTCCAGACAGCGGAACTCAACCTCCGCAAGGCGCAGGCCAGCCTGGACGCCACCCGCGCGAGTCAGGCCTCCAGCCGGGCTGGGCGGGAGAGCAGCGTGACTCAGGCTCAGGGCAACGTCACGGATGCTCGCCAGACGCTGACGGAGGCCGAGCGCACCCTGAACGCGCAGGAGCAGCTTTACGCGGTCGGTGCGGTGAGTGGGCAGACCTTGAATGACGCGCGCACCACCGCCAGCAAAGCGAGGCTCACCCTTCAGAGCGCCCAGTCCAGCCTGGCGGCCGCGCTGACGCAGGCCGAGACCGGGAGCGGCAGCGACGCTGAGAATCTCAGGAGTGCGCAGATTGCCGTGCAGCAGGCGCAGGCCACCCTGGAGACGGCACAGAAGGCCCGAACGGACCTTAAGGTGTACGCCCCCATTGGCGGGGTGGTGAGCGCCGTGAACGCGACCGAGGGCACCGTGGTCCTGAGCGGCGCGACGCTGCTGACGATCATCGACGACACCACCCTCAACCTGCCCGTTCAGGTGGACGAAACGGAGATAGCCGGTGTAAAGGTGGGGCAGGAGGCAGAAGTCACCCTGGATGCCTACGACGGAGAGACGTTCAGGGGTGAAGTCGTCCGCGTCTCGCCTGGGGCCACCCAGTCTAACGGGATCAGCGTCTTTACGGCCACCGTCAGCCTGAAAAACGAGGATGGCAAACTGCGCAGCGGGATGACCGCCGAGGCGGAGATCGTTCAGAGCGAGGACCGCGGCCTGCTGGTCCCCAGTAAGGCCATCGAGACGGTGCGGACGCGCACGTACGTGCAGGTCCCTGGCCAGGGTGAAGGAGCGGAGCCTGAGCGCGTCCGCGTGCAGATCGGTGCCACCGACGGTACCAATACTGTTGTGACCGAGGGCCTGGAAGCCGGGCAGGAAGTCATCGTTCCAGGAAGCACGAGGAGCAGCACTTCAGGAGCAGCCAGGACTTCTAATACTCAGAACAGCGGTTTCGGTGGAGCGGGTGGACCTCCTGCTGGAGGGTTTGGGGGACCCCCATGA
- a CDS encoding ABC transporter ATP-binding protein: MTVPVVEIRDVRRVYEQGDVVFEALKGVNVQINQGEMVALMGPSGSGKTTLMQIIGLLDRPSHGTYLLGGQDVTALSENERAEARNIEIGFVFQAFHLLPRLNLLENVEVPLTYAGVLPRERRERALGMLERVGLAEKAGNLPSQISGGQKQRVAVARALAGSPRLLLADEPTGNLDTRTSEEVMALFGELHAEGTTVVLVTHEPEIGAYAERVVRVRDGLIESDTRQTPRLGVSA; the protein is encoded by the coding sequence ATGACCGTTCCTGTCGTGGAGATTCGCGATGTTCGCCGCGTCTATGAGCAGGGCGACGTGGTGTTCGAGGCCTTGAAGGGCGTCAACGTGCAGATCAACCAGGGCGAGATGGTGGCCCTCATGGGACCGTCGGGCAGCGGTAAGACCACCTTGATGCAGATTATCGGCCTACTCGACCGGCCCAGTCACGGCACGTACCTCCTGGGGGGGCAAGACGTAACCGCCCTCAGTGAGAACGAGCGCGCCGAAGCCCGCAACATCGAGATCGGCTTTGTCTTCCAGGCGTTTCATCTGCTGCCCCGGCTGAACCTGCTGGAAAACGTAGAGGTGCCTCTGACCTATGCGGGTGTGCTTCCACGGGAACGTCGGGAACGGGCACTGGGGATGCTGGAGCGCGTGGGATTGGCCGAGAAGGCCGGGAACCTTCCTTCTCAGATCAGCGGTGGGCAGAAGCAGCGGGTGGCGGTGGCGCGCGCGCTGGCCGGCAGTCCCCGCCTGCTGCTGGCCGACGAGCCCACTGGGAACCTCGATACCCGCACCAGCGAGGAGGTCATGGCCCTGTTCGGCGAACTGCACGCGGAAGGCACCACCGTCGTGCTTGTGACGCACGAACCTGAAATTGGAGCCTACGCAGAACGGGTGGTCCGCGTGCGTGACGGGCTGATCGAAAGTGACACCCGGCAAACACCACGGTTGGGAGTGTCCGCATGA
- a CDS encoding ABC transporter permease: MTVTHSSPPMAETQPAAPVRRGGGIGLSGAITIAWRAIVGTPMRSVLTALGVIIGVAAVVALTAIGQGSTAGVTRNLQSLGTNLLTVQSARGTPGGSLVRSGPRQTITIKDAEALAATFGSRVAGVAPSAQSSVQAKLGSNNTQVSVVGTWPAYETVRNSPVASGDYFTQADVDGKKRVAVIGAQVVTDLFGEGADPVGQKLRLGSVNFTVVGVLPDKGNSGFGNANSQVLIPLSTYLQRFARTNSASGQPTVNNVYLQAADAKDLTQLQADITDLLTVRHEQTDPDNLDFQVQNQADALSSLSSVTQTLTLLVGAIAGISLLVGGIGIMNIMLVSVTERTREIGVRKALGAKPRDILTQFLVEASLLSVGGGVIGLLLGVAAAYAGKAFGIAPVFSLTPMLIAFAFSALVGVFFGYYPAARAARLDPVDSLRYE, encoded by the coding sequence ATGACTGTGACCCATTCATCCCCTCCAATGGCCGAAACCCAACCTGCTGCGCCTGTACGCCGGGGAGGCGGCATCGGCCTGAGTGGAGCCATAACCATCGCCTGGAGGGCCATCGTCGGAACACCCATGCGGTCGGTCCTTACAGCCCTCGGCGTGATCATCGGTGTGGCCGCCGTCGTGGCCCTCACCGCCATCGGGCAGGGCAGTACCGCGGGCGTCACGCGCAACCTCCAGTCCCTGGGAACCAACCTATTGACGGTCCAGAGTGCGCGAGGGACGCCGGGTGGCAGCCTGGTCCGCTCTGGTCCCCGGCAAACCATCACGATCAAGGACGCGGAAGCGCTCGCGGCCACCTTCGGCAGCCGCGTCGCTGGAGTGGCTCCCTCTGCCCAGAGCAGCGTGCAGGCCAAGCTGGGCAGCAACAACACCCAGGTCTCGGTGGTGGGCACCTGGCCCGCCTACGAGACCGTCCGCAACAGTCCTGTCGCCTCCGGGGACTACTTCACCCAGGCCGATGTAGACGGCAAAAAGCGGGTGGCTGTGATCGGCGCCCAGGTGGTCACGGACCTGTTTGGCGAGGGTGCCGATCCAGTAGGGCAGAAACTACGGTTGGGCAGCGTCAATTTCACGGTGGTGGGCGTGTTACCCGATAAGGGCAACAGCGGCTTCGGAAATGCCAACAGCCAAGTGCTCATTCCGCTGAGCACCTACCTCCAGCGCTTCGCGCGTACCAACAGCGCGAGTGGTCAACCCACGGTCAACAACGTCTACCTTCAGGCCGCCGACGCGAAGGACCTCACGCAGCTCCAGGCTGACATCACCGATCTGCTCACCGTGCGGCACGAGCAGACAGACCCCGACAACCTCGACTTTCAGGTACAGAACCAGGCCGATGCCCTGTCGAGCCTGAGCAGCGTGACCCAGACGCTCACCCTACTCGTGGGGGCCATTGCCGGAATCAGCCTTCTGGTCGGGGGCATTGGAATCATGAACATCATGCTCGTTTCGGTGACCGAGCGCACCCGCGAAATCGGTGTACGTAAGGCGCTGGGAGCCAAGCCGCGGGACATCCTCACGCAGTTTTTGGTGGAGGCCAGCCTGCTTTCGGTCGGTGGTGGAGTGATCGGCCTCCTGTTGGGCGTGGCGGCCGCGTATGCCGGGAAAGCCTTCGGAATTGCCCCTGTCTTCAGCCTCACGCCCATGCTCATTGCCTTCGCGTTCAGCGCCCTGGTCGGCGTGTTTTTCGGGTACTACCCCGCCGCCCGTGCTGCCCGGCTCGACCCAGTGGACAGCCTCCGTTACGAGTGA
- a CDS encoding response regulator transcription factor — MTLIREALMAYGHQVILAPPHAMAGTQHPDLILLDFTTPNIPFEEVTRTARGTQIPVIALVNRSTDKVQALNLGADDALSVPWSTLELRARCQALTRHLQATGPSAAPLPIVEQKAPLLIPPPSPLTPTSRRAVQRAFQSGAALLLALTLVACSSSTTTHTSSAEGEAAKPESAPTWPGHHLFALNVFTAESGATRTPVQGQNQRADRVPT, encoded by the coding sequence GTGACCCTGATTCGTGAGGCGCTCATGGCGTACGGACATCAGGTCATCCTGGCACCGCCGCATGCCATGGCCGGGACACAACACCCGGACTTGATCCTGCTCGACTTCACCACCCCGAATATCCCTTTTGAAGAAGTGACGCGCACTGCACGAGGGACTCAAATTCCCGTAATCGCGCTGGTCAACCGCAGCACGGATAAAGTTCAAGCCCTGAATCTCGGTGCGGACGATGCCCTGAGTGTCCCCTGGTCGACGTTGGAGCTGCGCGCTCGGTGCCAGGCCTTAACGCGGCACCTTCAAGCAACGGGACCATCGGCCGCCCCTCTGCCAATAGTCGAACAGAAGGCGCCTTTGTTGATTCCTCCCCCTTCCCCACTTACACCCACTTCTCGTAGGGCCGTTCAGCGCGCCTTCCAGTCCGGCGCAGCGCTGCTCCTGGCGCTCACGCTCGTGGCCTGCAGCTCTAGCACAACAACACACACCTCTTCGGCCGAAGGGGAGGCTGCCAAGCCTGAGTCTGCTCCGACTTGGCCAGGACACCACCTCTTTGCTCTCAATGTATTCACTGCGGAGAGCGGCGCGACTCGCACACCTGTGCAGGGCCAGAACCAGCGTGCTGATCGAGTACCAACATGA
- a CDS encoding response regulator transcription factor, whose product MKSILIVEDNRGVRDMVREYLEEHGYQVRVASNGQEGLLEARHHRPDLVLLDVMMPGMDGLEFLRRFRTTEHAPVIFLTAKDTELDKVLGLELGADDYMTKPFSMAELLARVRAHLRRGVEAAPVAVLRGGELELDPASRTFSVRGQRVDLTRSEFELMSAFLRSPGRVYSRLELLEQLQEETLGSERTIDVHVRNLRAKIEVEPGKPRLIETVFGVGYRLNTELSP is encoded by the coding sequence ATGAAAAGCATCCTGATTGTGGAAGACAACCGTGGGGTGCGGGACATGGTCCGCGAATACCTCGAAGAGCACGGCTATCAGGTGCGGGTGGCGTCCAATGGGCAGGAAGGCCTCCTCGAAGCGCGCCACCACCGCCCGGACCTCGTGCTGCTCGACGTGATGATGCCTGGGATGGACGGCCTGGAATTCCTGCGGCGCTTTCGCACGACCGAGCATGCCCCCGTCATCTTCCTGACTGCCAAGGATACGGAACTCGACAAGGTGTTGGGCCTGGAACTGGGCGCCGACGACTACATGACCAAGCCCTTCTCGATGGCGGAGCTCCTCGCCCGCGTCCGGGCTCACCTTCGGCGAGGCGTAGAGGCCGCCCCCGTTGCGGTGCTGCGGGGTGGAGAACTGGAACTCGATCCGGCCTCCCGGACCTTCAGCGTCCGGGGGCAACGGGTGGATCTGACCCGCTCAGAGTTTGAGCTGATGTCGGCCTTTCTGCGCTCGCCCGGGCGGGTCTACTCGCGGCTGGAACTCCTCGAGCAGCTGCAGGAAGAGACCCTGGGTTCGGAGCGTACCATCGACGTGCATGTACGGAATCTCCGCGCCAAGATTGAAGTTGAGCCCGGGAAGCCCCGACTGATTGAGACGGTGTTCGGTGTGGGCTACCGGTTGAATACAGAGTTGAGCCCGTGA
- a CDS encoding sensor histidine kinase gives MKRPFWQTLAWRFMLAFVLVSAVTLGTVGFISAASTRSQFSALLGEQARENIAGQVQTYVEKSGTLMGFVPTSPDNKGGFNGPPPTGSTGMDRGFRSPWLVLDLQRRAVFSTRDVPQGNQVAGRPETPITVNNTVVGYLVPSGMQARPDRRSAEFLANTYRAIAWSMMGATALAVLMGLLLSRTLLKPLRQLQVGIQALQRGEAPSAVGTTRRDEFGEVLSAFGEMHQEVVRNQQARRQLTANIAHDLNTPLSVISGTLEGILDGTFKPTPQRLQRIHRETGHVAQLVNDLRFLSLADAGELHIHPKPTDVAALLTDVASNFREMSEQQGITLHADLPGEDLTAFADQVRITQVVQNLLNNALAYTQSGGEVRIRAVREARLVRVSVQDTGSGISPEDLPRVFERLYRADASRSTSGSGLGLSICKSIVEAHGGEIQLSSALGRGTTVTFTLPQGAPEEENLVSSERREPLYSG, from the coding sequence GTGAAGCGGCCGTTCTGGCAGACCCTCGCCTGGCGGTTCATGCTGGCGTTCGTGCTCGTCAGCGCGGTTACGCTGGGAACGGTGGGGTTCATCTCTGCGGCCTCCACCCGTTCGCAGTTCAGCGCGCTGCTGGGCGAACAGGCACGTGAGAACATCGCAGGTCAGGTGCAAACGTACGTGGAGAAGAGCGGCACCCTGATGGGGTTCGTTCCTACGTCACCGGACAACAAGGGAGGGTTCAATGGGCCTCCCCCCACGGGGTCTACCGGCATGGACCGCGGATTTCGTAGTCCCTGGTTGGTCCTGGACCTACAGCGCCGTGCCGTGTTCTCCACGCGTGACGTGCCGCAGGGGAATCAAGTGGCTGGGCGACCAGAAACACCCATCACGGTGAACAACACGGTGGTGGGATATCTGGTGCCCTCGGGGATGCAGGCGCGCCCAGACCGACGGAGCGCGGAGTTTCTCGCCAACACGTACAGGGCGATCGCATGGTCCATGATGGGTGCGACGGCCCTGGCAGTATTGATGGGCCTGCTGCTGTCACGTACCCTCCTCAAACCGCTCAGGCAACTGCAGGTGGGGATTCAGGCCCTTCAGCGGGGTGAAGCCCCAAGTGCCGTCGGGACCACCCGCAGGGATGAGTTCGGCGAGGTGCTGAGCGCTTTTGGCGAGATGCACCAGGAAGTCGTCCGCAATCAGCAGGCCCGGAGACAACTGACTGCCAACATCGCTCACGACCTCAATACGCCCCTCTCTGTGATCTCCGGAACTCTGGAAGGCATCCTCGACGGCACCTTCAAACCCACTCCTCAACGCCTGCAACGCATCCACCGGGAAACGGGCCACGTCGCACAACTCGTGAATGACCTGCGCTTCCTCTCTCTGGCCGACGCAGGTGAACTGCACATTCATCCCAAGCCCACGGACGTAGCGGCATTGCTGACGGACGTCGCGAGTAACTTCCGGGAGATGAGCGAACAGCAGGGAATCACACTCCACGCTGACCTACCCGGTGAGGATCTCACCGCCTTCGCCGACCAGGTGCGCATCACGCAAGTCGTTCAAAACCTCCTGAATAACGCTTTGGCTTATACGCAGTCAGGGGGCGAAGTGAGGATAAGGGCAGTCAGGGAAGCACGCCTCGTGCGCGTCAGCGTACAGGACACTGGAAGCGGGATTTCTCCCGAAGATTTACCCCGCGTCTTCGAACGGCTGTACCGGGCGGACGCCTCCCGGAGCACCAGTGGGAGTGGACTCGGACTGAGTATCTGCAAGTCCATTGTCGAGGCCCATGGAGGCGAGATTCAGCTGTCCAGCGCACTCGGCCGGGGCACAACCGTTACGTTTACCTTGCCGCAGGGGGCACCGGAGGAAGAAAATTTGGTCTCCTCGGAGCGCCGAGAGCCCCTGTATTCGGGCTGA
- a CDS encoding tryptophan 2,3-dioxygenase family protein produces the protein MVEVLLGNRNPALLCPHTHRPDLHDPLLAALHAPSVYDLSLRLLAARGLSVPQAMLAHDLSQPPHFHEEVLESWLTVYRDPGTYWDLDELAEKLLDVEDNFRRWRFNHLTTVERTIGFKAGSGGTSGAGYLRRALEVVLFPELWAVRTHL, from the coding sequence ATGGTCGAGGTACTGCTGGGTAACCGCAACCCGGCCCTGCTGTGCCCGCACACACACCGCCCGGACCTACATGATCCGCTTCTGGCTGCCCTGCACGCCCCCAGTGTGTACGACCTGTCACTCCGCCTGCTCGCCGCACGGGGACTGTCCGTGCCCCAGGCCATGCTGGCGCATGATCTCTCGCAGCCTCCGCACTTCCATGAGGAAGTGCTGGAATCCTGGCTGACGGTGTACCGCGACCCAGGCACCTACTGGGACCTGGACGAACTCGCCGAGAAGCTGTTGGATGTCGAGGACAATTTTCGGCGTTGGCGCTTCAATCACCTGACCACCGTTGAGCGCACCATTGGCTTTAAGGCTGGTTCGGGCGGAACGAGCGGGGCGGGTTACCTGCGCCGGGCGTTGGAGGTTGTGCTGTTTCCCGAACTATGGGCGGTGCGCACGCATCTCTGA